The genomic segment CCCCATTGATTTCCCTGATTTTCTTGCTATTTTGTCCAGCCTAAACGGCGGGCGGAGGCTCGCCGGGAGTAGGAAATCGAAACAAGCAGAAACCCACACACAAGGAGTCGCCCCATGGCAGCAGGTATGAGCAAGAGCGCGTTGATTCGACATCTGGCGGAGAAGAACGATCTGTCCCGCAAGCAGGTCGTGATGTTCCTCGATACGCTGACGGCGACGGCCTACAAAGAGGCCAAGAACAGCTTCACGCTGCCGGGCCTGGGCAAGCTCGTGCTGGTCAATCGCAAGGCGCGCATGGGCCGCAACCCGGCGACCGGCGAGGCGATCAAGATTCCGGCGAAGAAGGTCGTGAAGTTCCGCGTCGCGAAGGCGTGCAAGGACGCGATTCTCGGCAAGAAGTAAGCCGTGCGATCGCCCGGCGCCGTGCCGGATTCAGATGTTTGTCTCAAAAAAAATCGCAGTATGTTTAATGGAAGGACCCGCGCGTCGCAGCGCGGGTCCTTGTCATTCATGAGAACGCTCCCGCAGGTACGCTCGCTGCGCTTCGGCCTCCTGATCTAGACCGGCCGACTCCAGCACCCGAAGCCGCACGCGGCCCAGCGCGCCGGGCTGCGGATCGCTCGGTGAGACGGGAGCCCCCCACAGGATCGACGCGGCATCGGCCAATTTGCGCAAGTTTGCATCCGCGTTTGATCCGCCGTGCGCCGCGACGTCGTACTCGACCCATTCGCTGATCGCCGCGACGCGCGCGGCAAACAGGCCCGGCCCGGCCCGCTCGTACATCTCGTCTGCTTTCGCGGCCAGGTTCATCGCACGCGGCGATTCGTCGTCGCGCCGCGCCCGCATCGCCGCCAGGCGCAGCGTCTCGGGGCTGAAGCGATCCCGCCAATCAGCGGCCTTCGACCGGGTCGCGTCCGACAGCGCGACATTTGTCAAGTCTTCGATGATGGCGGGCAGGTCCGCCGACTTCAACAGCTCCTGCGCCATCTCGGCGGTCATCGCATCGACTAACCCGCCTCGCAGCAGCGCGCGCAACCAGTCGATCCGCTGCCTCGCCGACGCCGCGGGGCTGACGCGCCACAGCGTCCAGACGATCTGCGACGAAAACGGCTCGTCGGCATGTTGTCGCTCCAGCGCCTGAATCCATCGACGCTGATATTCGGCGGCCGCTGCCCCGTCGCCGCGTCGCTGCGCCGCTCGTCCGAGGTTCAGCGCCAGGTCCGCTTCGAGACGCGAGAGCTGAAGAAATCGCGGTACGTCGGCCCTCAACTGGCTAAGCCGGATCACCGCGTCGCTCGCGCGGTTCAGCATCGCACCATCGGGCGGAGCATCCCCCGCATCCAGACTCATCTGAAACGCCAGCGCCCGCGCGCGAATCGCCATCAAGCGCGCCAAATTCCGCTGGAACGGATCCATCGTGCGCGCGGCGGCGTAGTCCGCATGCGCCGCAGCGTCCTCGAAATCTCCTTCCGCCATCGCGGCGTCAGCCTGCGCGCGGCCGATTGACGCGTGCCAGTCAGCCAGCGCCGCGCTGCCGAACCACGCCACCGCCACCAGCAGCGCCACGCCGGCCAGCCGCACCACACCATTCGACAGCCGATGCGCTGCCTGCATCTCGAACCGCTCCGTCCGACCGCGCCGTACGGCCGCCCACGCCAACGCCCACACGGTGAGAAACACAGCCGGCCCCCCCGGCTCACGGACGGAAGGCTCTCCGAAATGATCGACCGCCAGTCCGACCAGCGCCGCGCCAAGCCCCGCGATCACAAAACGATTCGAACACGATTCGTCGCCTCGACGATCGCACGCGCGCGCGACATAGATCAACGTCAAAATCATCGCGACGAGGTACGCCCCCGCACCGACGATGCCGATCTCCGCCGCCTGTTCCAGGTATTCGTTGTGCGCGTGGCCGGTCCAGAATTGTTCGTCAAAACGAAGCGTCATCGGGTCTTCCAGCTGATCTTCCCGCGCGAACTGACCCGCCAGCATCGAATACGCCCCGTCACCATGTCCCAGCACCGGTTTGTCCATCAACAATCGCATCGCATAGGGCCACTCGAAATTGACGCGAGTCCGAATCGAATGCGACCGGGTCGCCGTCCCGCCCTCGCTGGCCAGCCGGTTGAGAATCGCCGCCCCACCCAGGCCGCCGACCAACGCGATCAGGAGCAGAACGCGCCGCGCCTTCTTGCCGATCAGCAGACAGACCATCGCCAGCCCCGCCGCCACCAGGCCCGCCAGCCCCGAACGCGAACGCGTCAGCAGCAGCCCAATCAGGATCAGCACGGCAACCACAACCCACGCGACGCAAGCCGCCCATCGCGCGACGGGCCGTCGCGCACTCGAACCCACGCCACGGTCCAACGCCAAGCCGATGGCGATCGGTACTCCCGGCAGCAAACAGGCCGCCAGCCACAACTCGTTTCCGAACGGATACGACAATCGCGCCGTCCACGGAGATGGTCCGCCGCGCACGGCCTGATACGCCAGCGCCAGCGCCGCCGTCGCCATCAGCGCGATCGCCAGCGCCGCCGTGAGGGCGCGAACGTGCCGCGTCGTCAGCATCGCCGCCAGCGGCCACCACCACGCCAGCCACAGAATGTGCGCCATGGCCTGCCCCTGGCAGACCGCCGGCGCGTGTGAAAAGTAGGAGCTCAACCCGCACGAGACCATCCACAGCGCCCACCAGAAATAGGGACTGCCGGCGCGCGCGCGATAGTCGAGCAGGTCATCGAGGCTGTAGCGGGGCCGGCGCCCGGTCGTGAGCAGTCGAATGGCGCTCACCGCCAGGATCAGCGCCGCACCACCGTAGAAGACGAGATTGCGAACTTCCACGCCACGGGCCGTGCCGACGCGCCCGCCCAGGCCCAGCGCCGTCACGATCGGCTTGAGCAGCGTCGTGTCGGTCGTGTGTTTCTCCGAGAAGCGCGACGGCGAGTTCAAGAGACAGTTGGCGAATACGAGGACGGCGGCCAATCCCGCCAGCGCACCGCTCGCCAGCCTCGCCCCGCGCGAGTCATCCACCACGACTTCAGGCAAGTTGTCGGATGGCATCCGCCAGCCTCTCGCAGCGCATCAGACGCATCGTCTCATGCTTGGTAGACGTTTCTCCCGAACGACTGGTTCGCGGCAAGATGAACTGACGGAAGCCCACCCGCGCCGCCTCGGTCACGCGCTGCCGCAGATGCGTCACCGGTCGAAGCTCCGCACCCAGGCCCAATTCCCCGCAGACCACCGTCCCCACGTCCAGACACCGCTGCGTCATCGCCGAGACGACCGCCAGCGCGATCGCCAGATCGGCCGCCGGCTCGCTCACGCGCACGCCTCCGACGACGTTCACGAACACGTCCTGGTCGCCCAGGACGATCTCCGCGTGCTTCTCGATCACCGCCAGCAGCATCGCCACGCGCCCGGCATCGACCCCCGTCGCCTTGCGCTTCGCCGAGCCGAACACCGACTGCGCGCACAGCGCCTGCACCTCCACCAGCAGGGTGCGCGTCCCCTCGCATGCCGCGAGGATCACGCTGCCGGGCCGTGACTCACGGTTCTCCTGAAGAAACAGCTTGGAGGGATCATCGACCGGGCGCAGACCCGTGTCGCCGATCTCAAAGACGCCCAATTCGTCCGTCGAACCATAACGGTTCTTCACCGCGCGAATCAATCGGTGCGCGTGAAAGCGGTCGCCCTCGAAGTACGCCACGCAGTCGACCAGGTGTTCCAGTATCTTCGGCCCCGCGATCGCCCCGTCCTTCGTGACATGCCCCACCAGAAACAGGGAGAACCCCATCTGCTTCGCCAGCCAGATCAGCCGCGCCGCCGCCTCGCGCAACTGCGACAACGACCCCGGCGGGCTGGCGCCGTCGGGTCGATAGACCATCTGAATCGAATCAATCACGACCACCTCGGGCCGCTCCTTGCTCGCGAGATTGCAGATGACATCGAGATTGGCCGTCGCCGCGACGAGCAACGCCGAATCGCTCGCGCCCAGTCGCTGCGCGCGAAGCTTGATCTGCCCGGCCGATTCCTCGCTGGAGACGTACAGCGTCTTGCGCTTTGCGCGGACCAGTTGATCGCACACTTGCAGCAGCAGCGTCGACTTGCCGATGCCCGGATCGCCGCCGATGAGAACCGCCGACCCCGGAACGATGCCGCCGCCCAGGACGCGATCAAACTCGCCGATTCCGGTGACATAACGTGGGCACGACTCGGCGTCCACGTCCGACAGCTTCGCCATGACCGGCTGATCGACCGGTACCGCCGGTCGATGCCGATCCGGCACGACGCCGTCGACGACCTGCTCGGTCAATGAATCCCATTCACCACAGTCGGGACATTTGCCGGACCACTGGCTCTGCACCCGCCCGCAATGGCTGCACGCGAATTGTGAATGTTTCCTGGGCACCGATGCCTGCCGTTTCGACCGAATGTTAATACGTTCCCTCAAGATCGCCGGGCATCATACCGCCATCGCCGCAGCAAGGTGCCTCTCGAAAGCCCAGACATAACCACCTGTAAATGCTTGCCTTATGAAAACCGCTGGCGTCCATTCGGTATGGTTGCCACCCAATGGGCTTCGGTTATGATACTCGGCTCGGTCTTTTTCGAAGGGCCGGATCGTCTTCCCTCCGCACGACGAGCCATTTGCAGTGCGTGCCGCTCGACCACGCGCGTCAGCGTGGCAGACCTTCGGGTCGAAAGAGAGAAACCATGGCAAAAGAAAAGAAGAATCCCTCGGTCGAGGGCGAGGCGAAGCCGGGCGCGCCCGACGCGACCGCGGGTGGCGCTGCGCCCGACGACCAGGCCGGCGCCAAAGCGCCGAAGTCAAAGAAAGAAAAGAAAGCGGCTGCCGGGGAAGCCTCGGGCGGTCGAAAGCAGCGCGGTCGATCGATGCGCGGGCGCAGCAAGCGTCATGAGAAGATGTTGAAGGAAGTCGACGCCAAGCGGCGCTACCCCCTCGACGACGCGGTGAAGGTGCTCAAGAAGATCACGGCGGGCACCAAGTTCAACCAGACGATCAACGTCGTCATGCACCTGGGGATCGACCCGAAGAACGCCGATCAGATGATCCGCGGCTCGGTCTCGCTGCCCAAGGGCATCGGCTCGACGAAGAAGGTCATAGCATTCGTCGACGGCAACGAAGCCGACGAGGCCAAGGCGGCCGGCGCGATGGAAGTCGGCGTTGATGACTTGATCAAGAAGGTCAACGACGGCTGGACGGATTTCGACGTGGCGATTGCGCACCCGCGCACGATGGCCAAGGTGGGCAAGCTCGGGCGCGTCCTCGGCCCGGCAGGCAAGATGCCGAGTCCGAAGAACGGCACGGTGACCAGCGACGTGGCGACGGCGGTGAAGGAGTTCGCCGCGGGCAAGATCGAGTTTCGCAACGACGCCGGCGGCAACGTTCACGCGATCGTCGGCAAGGCCAGCTTCCCCGAAGGGGATCTGAAGGAGAACATCGACGCCTTCATCAACCACATCAAGCGCATGAAGCCTCCGACGAGCAAGGGGCTGTTCATCAAGAAGGCGTGCGTTTCGGGAACCATGTCGCCGGCGATTGAGTTGGAGGTCGCCCAGTAAGACGGGCGGAACAAGCCATGAGTCGATTCACGAAAGAGCTGGTCGAAGCCGATCTTCGAAAAAAGTACAAGGACTTGGACAACGCACTGGTCGTTTCCGTCCACGGGCTGACCGGCGTCGAGGTCAACACCGTCCGCGGCGCCCTGCGCAAGAAGCAGATCGAGGTGCACGTCGTCAAAAACCGCGCGATGAAGCGCGTGATCAAGGGCACACCGCTCGAGCCGCTGGGCAAGGTGCTCACCGGCCCGTGCGCCTTTGTCACCGGCGGCACCAGCCCGGTCGATACCGCCAAGCACCTGCTCGAGCTGGTGAAGGACTATCCCAAGCTTGAACTCAAGCACGGCGTGCTCGATGGCGAGGCCGATGTTCTGACCATCGACGAGATTTCCAAGCGGCGCAGCAAGGCCGAGATTCAGGGCGAGGTCGTCATGCTGTTCTGCTCGCCGGCCCGGCGCATCGCGGGTTGCCTGAACGTCGGCGGCAAGATCGCCGGCTGCATCAAGGCGATCGTCGACAAGCTGGAGAAGGGCGAGTCCATCGCCAGGCTGGCATCGTAAGCCGGCTGCCAGGAATTGAGTCAAGACACGCGTCGTTGACAGCCCCGTTGGCAGGTCGCTCGCGAGCGGCCGGGTTAAACGAAGTCATCGGGACTTCGGCTCTCAACACGGTGAAACGAATAGACGCCCCGGCCAGCTTGCCGCGGTCGTCGCAGAAAGTGAAGGATTGTGAACATGGCAGAAGCACCCGCAAAGGAATTCAGCGCAGCCGTCAAGGACCTTGGCGACAAGATCGTCAATCTGTCGGTCAAAGACGCCCAGAGCCTCGCCGACTACCTCAAGGCCGAGTACGGCATTGAGCCGGCCGGCGGCGGCGCGGTCATGATGGCGGCCGGTGGCGGCGGCGGCGGCGCGGCGGCCGAGGCCGAGGACGCTCCGACGATGTTTGACGTCGTGCTGGCCGATGGCGGCGCGAACAAGATCAACGTCATCAAGGTCGTCCGCGCGGCGACCAACCTGGGTCTGAAGGAGGCCAAGGACATCGTCGACGGCGCCCCGAAGACGATCAAGGAAGGCATGAGCAAGGAAGACGCCGAGAAGCTCAAGAAGGAACTCGAAGCGGCCGGCGCCAAGGTCGAACTGAAGGGCAAGGCGTAAGCCCCCTCGCTCGATTATTCCGTCTGACGTGAAAGCCCCGGGCATTTGCCCGGGGCTTTTTTATTCGTCTGCTCGGCGCGGCTCGTCCACATTGACGATCTCGCGCGCCGAAAGAAACACCAGCCAACACCGCAGGGCCGAGCCGGGAAACGTGGCTGCCAGCGCCTCGGCATAGATGGCGAGTTGTCCGCGATACAGCGCCGCCCGCTCGGCCACGTCCGCACCGCTGACCGCGTCGGTCTTGTAATCCACGATCTCCCAACCCTCGCCAGCGTCGAAAAAACAGTCCACGATGCCGCGCACCAGCATCCGATCGCCGGCTTGCGCCGCGTCGCCCGCCGGCACCGCGCCGGCCGTCACGATCGCCGGGTCATACCGTCGGGGGTCCACGGCCATCACGAACGGCCACTCGCGCTTCACGCGCGCGCCCGGTCGACGCATTCGCTGCCCGAGATCGGTCGTGAAGAACCACGCCACGTTGTCGAGATCAATCTGGCTCGCATCGTCGGCGCTCACGACGCCCGCGTTGATCAGCCCGAGCAATTGGTCTTGCAGGCCCGCTGCGTCGCAAGGCCGCGTCAAGTCCAGCCGCTGCAAGAACTCGTGCGTCAGCGTTCCGCGCTGCCTCGCATCCGGTTCCGGCTTCGATTGGGCGAATCGCGGCAGCGGCAGGACGCGCCCGGCGGTCGACGCCGACGTTGCAGTCGATTTCGTTGCACGCCAAGCGGCCGTCGGCTCTTGCGGGTCTTCGCGCGTATCCCAACGCCGCTTCAGCACGCTCGCCGCCGCGACCGCCGGCAGGCGCGTCATTGGCTCGAACGCGTAGGAGGTTTCGAGACGCCGTCGCACGGTCGCCACGATCTGCTCAATCTCTTTCGCGCGTTCGCCGGCACCCGCCGCCGGCGCGGGAAGCGGCGCCAGCGTTGCAGCGGCTCCGAGCAGCGTTGACGACGCCGAATGAATCGGTGTATCAAGTTTCCAATCCGCCATCGCATCAGTCGAATACGTGACGACATCGAACAGTTCCGGCGGTCCTCCCGTCGATCCCGGCGATGCGTCGCGATCGTTCACGACCGTCGCACGATACCGAACGCGATCATTCGGCTGCGCGCAGATCGCCGGCAGCACCCAGTCCAGCATCGTGCTAGCGCTGCGCCGCTCAATCAACGGCAGCGCACCGAACGACCCCGCGTAGCGCCGTCGCAGGTCGTCTATTGAGTCGATGTTCCCGCTCCCGACGAGGATCAGCCGCTGCTTCGCGCGCGTCATGGCCACGTACAACACGCGCAGCTCTTCCGCCAGCGCCTCCTCGGTCAACGATCGCGCGACGAGCTTGTACGCGATCGTCGGATAGGTGATGTACTGCTCCAGATCAACCGCCTTGAGCGCCAGTCCGAGACGCCGATCCATCAGCACCGCCTCGCGCGCGTCGCCGAAGTTGATCCGCTTGCCCAGTTCGCCGACGATCACCACCGGAAACTCCAGCCCTTTGCTGCGATGGATGCTCATCACCTGCACGGCGTCCTCATCGCCGGCCGAGACGCTGCCGCGCGCGAGATCACGATCAGATTCTTTCATTGCCGCGATGAACTCTAGGAATCGCCGCAGCCCCTGCCGCTGAAAGGCGCCGAACTGCCGCGCGAGATCGTGCAGGCATACGAGGTTCGCGCGCCGCTGCGCCCCATCGCGAAGCCCGCTGACGTAAGCCAGATAGCCCGTCTCCTCGTAAAGCCGCCATAGCAGATCGGCGGGCGTCAGTTGCCGCGCGCGGTCGCGCCACGTTTGAATGGTTTCCAGAAAATCGGCAACGCGCCTGGCGCGTTCACGATCCTCGTCGTGCTTGACGTAGCGCACCACGGACTCGTGGAAGTCCGAATCGCGCGACGATGAACGAATCATGGCCAAGTCATCGTCACTGAACGGCTCACCCAGCAGCGGACCACGCATCACCGCCGCCAGGGGGATGTCCTGCCGCGCGTTGTCCAACAACGCGAGGAACGACAGCACATCACGAACCTCCAGCGCCTCGAACAAACCGCGGTCCGACTCGCTGCGCACCGGGATGCCACGCCGCGCGAGCGTGCGCACCAGCGCACCGGCCCGCGGTTGCAGCGAACGCAACAAGACAACGATGTCACCATACCGAACGCCCTCGGCCGCTAACGCAGCAATGCGATCCGCGATGACATACGCTTCGCGCTCGATCTGAAGCCAGTCCACGGCCTCGCCGTCCGAATCCGGTGAATCGGAATCGTGGCTACCCGCCGCGTCGTCGCTCGATTCGCCGGCGGCTGCGTGATCCGATTCATCCCCGCGCCGCGGCGTCTCCAGCAGGTGCAATTCGACAGGAGTCACTTTTTCAGCATCCGCGCTTTCGGTCCGGCCGGGCTTCAGCCGCGCGCGATCGTCGTAATCGATCTCGCCCAGGTCCTGCGCCATGATTTTCTCGAACACGGCGTTGACGGCTTCCAGCACTGCCGGCCGGCTGCGAAAGTTCTCAACCAGATCAATCCGCCGTCCGCGGTCATCCACGCCCGAACCGTAGGCCTCGGCGCGCCGCAGGAACAGCCGCGGCTCGGCGAGGCGAAAGCGATAGATGCTCTGTTTCACATCGCCGACGCAGAAGAGATTGCCCGGTCGCCCGGTATCGTCCTCACGGCTGATGAGCCGAATGATCTCCGCCTGCACCGGGTTGATATCCTGAAACTCATCGACGAGAACATGCTCGAAGCGATCGCGCAGCCGCCTGGCCACGCCGGCCGCATCGTTGCGAAGCAAATCCAACGTGTAACGCTCAAGGTCGGCGAAGTCGATCGCGGCGAGCTGGTGCTTGGCCGTTGCGTAGGCATCCCGCGCTCGGGCCGCGATGGCGAAAAGCGTCCGAATATGCGGCGCGATCCGCGCGAGGCCCGCTTTCGCCTGCGCTCGGCTCAAACCACCGAAATCCCGACGCAGCCGACCGGCGAAGTAACGCTCCTTGATGGCCTTCAATTCGTCACGAATCGGCTCCAGGGCGCTCACCGCATCATTCGACACTTCCTTCGCCCAGCGCTTGAAGTCCAGCCGACCGAATTGGAAGTTTGATATCTCACCGATGAGGCCATCCAACGCCGCCTCATTCGCTGACGGCCGCGACACACAACGCCGCCATGCGTCCATCGAGCGATCGAAAGGCTCGATCCACTCCAGCATCTTGACGATCAAGGCCTCCGCCTTCGGCCGCGCGGCCATCAACCGGGCGATCACGGCCTTCACCACCGCCGATTGCTCGGTCAGCTCCGATTGCAGCGCGGCCAGCCATTCCCGCTGCCACGCCGCGCCGTCTGCGTCGTAGCGTGCCAGAGATCCGGCACACCACGCATCGGGATCGGGCAACGACGCGAGAAACGCATTCAATCGCTCCACCGCATCCAGCAGCCGGCGATCCCCCGCGCTGCCGTACGCGCCCAGAAACTCCAGCACCGCCTCCCCCGCCGCGCCGTCGAGCGTCGCCAGCTCGTCCAGCGCCTGCTTGGCCGTCTCGCGCCGCAGCATGGCGGATTCATTTTCATCCAGCAGCGGCGCCTGCGGCTCCAGATCGACCTCGGCAAAGTGTCGATTCAACGTGCGCCGACAGAAGCTGTGAAGCGTGGAGATCGCCGCGGTGTCGAGCAGCGCGAGCTGCCGCGCGAGCCACGAATTCCCCGGTTCACGCGCCAGCCGCTCACGCAATGCCAAGCCGATGCGCTCGCGCATCTCCGCCGCCGCGGCGTC from the Planctomycetia bacterium genome contains:
- a CDS encoding HU family DNA-binding protein, coding for MAAGMSKSALIRHLAEKNDLSRKQVVMFLDTLTATAYKEAKNSFTLPGLGKLVLVNRKARMGRNPATGEAIKIPAKKVVKFRVAKACKDAILGKK
- a CDS encoding O-antigen ligase family protein: MPSDNLPEVVVDDSRGARLASGALAGLAAVLVFANCLLNSPSRFSEKHTTDTTLLKPIVTALGLGGRVGTARGVEVRNLVFYGGAALILAVSAIRLLTTGRRPRYSLDDLLDYRARAGSPYFWWALWMVSCGLSSYFSHAPAVCQGQAMAHILWLAWWWPLAAMLTTRHVRALTAALAIALMATAALALAYQAVRGGPSPWTARLSYPFGNELWLAACLLPGVPIAIGLALDRGVGSSARRPVARWAACVAWVVVAVLILIGLLLTRSRSGLAGLVAAGLAMVCLLIGKKARRVLLLIALVGGLGGAAILNRLASEGGTATRSHSIRTRVNFEWPYAMRLLMDKPVLGHGDGAYSMLAGQFAREDQLEDPMTLRFDEQFWTGHAHNEYLEQAAEIGIVGAGAYLVAMILTLIYVARACDRRGDESCSNRFVIAGLGAALVGLAVDHFGEPSVREPGGPAVFLTVWALAWAAVRRGRTERFEMQAAHRLSNGVVRLAGVALLVAVAWFGSAALADWHASIGRAQADAAMAEGDFEDAAAHADYAAARTMDPFQRNLARLMAIRARALAFQMSLDAGDAPPDGAMLNRASDAVIRLSQLRADVPRFLQLSRLEADLALNLGRAAQRRGDGAAAAEYQRRWIQALERQHADEPFSSQIVWTLWRVSPAASARQRIDWLRALLRGGLVDAMTAEMAQELLKSADLPAIIEDLTNVALSDATRSKAADWRDRFSPETLRLAAMRARRDDESPRAMNLAAKADEMYERAGPGLFAARVAAISEWVEYDVAAHGGSNADANLRKLADAASILWGAPVSPSDPQPGALGRVRLRVLESAGLDQEAEAQRAYLRERSHE
- the radA gene encoding DNA repair protein RadA, giving the protein MPRKHSQFACSHCGRVQSQWSGKCPDCGEWDSLTEQVVDGVVPDRHRPAVPVDQPVMAKLSDVDAESCPRYVTGIGEFDRVLGGGIVPGSAVLIGGDPGIGKSTLLLQVCDQLVRAKRKTLYVSSEESAGQIKLRAQRLGASDSALLVAATANLDVICNLASKERPEVVVIDSIQMVYRPDGASPPGSLSQLREAAARLIWLAKQMGFSLFLVGHVTKDGAIAGPKILEHLVDCVAYFEGDRFHAHRLIRAVKNRYGSTDELGVFEIGDTGLRPVDDPSKLFLQENRESRPGSVILAACEGTRTLLVEVQALCAQSVFGSAKRKATGVDAGRVAMLLAVIEKHAEIVLGDQDVFVNVVGGVRVSEPAADLAIALAVVSAMTQRCLDVGTVVCGELGLGAELRPVTHLRQRVTEAARVGFRQFILPRTSRSGETSTKHETMRLMRCERLADAIRQLA
- a CDS encoding 50S ribosomal protein L1 — protein: MRGRSKRHEKMLKEVDAKRRYPLDDAVKVLKKITAGTKFNQTINVVMHLGIDPKNADQMIRGSVSLPKGIGSTKKVIAFVDGNEADEAKAAGAMEVGVDDLIKKVNDGWTDFDVAIAHPRTMAKVGKLGRVLGPAGKMPSPKNGTVTSDVATAVKEFAAGKIEFRNDAGGNVHAIVGKASFPEGDLKENIDAFINHIKRMKPPTSKGLFIKKACVSGTMSPAIELEVAQ
- a CDS encoding 50S ribosomal protein L10 codes for the protein MSRFTKELVEADLRKKYKDLDNALVVSVHGLTGVEVNTVRGALRKKQIEVHVVKNRAMKRVIKGTPLEPLGKVLTGPCAFVTGGTSPVDTAKHLLELVKDYPKLELKHGVLDGEADVLTIDEISKRRSKAEIQGEVVMLFCSPARRIAGCLNVGGKIAGCIKAIVDKLEKGESIARLAS
- the rplL gene encoding 50S ribosomal protein L7/L12; this translates as MAEAPAKEFSAAVKDLGDKIVNLSVKDAQSLADYLKAEYGIEPAGGGAVMMAAGGGGGGAAAEAEDAPTMFDVVLADGGANKINVIKVVRAATNLGLKEAKDIVDGAPKTIKEGMSKEDAEKLKKELEAAGAKVELKGKA
- the addA gene encoding helicase-exonuclease AddAB subunit AddA, with the protein product MSAIRWTPSQCAAIETLGVNVLVSAGAGSGKTAVLAERCARLMADETARCGVERFLVVTFTDAAAAEMRERIGLALRERLAREPGNSWLARQLALLDTAAISTLHSFCRRTLNRHFAEVDLEPQAPLLDENESAMLRRETAKQALDELATLDGAAGEAVLEFLGAYGSAGDRRLLDAVERLNAFLASLPDPDAWCAGSLARYDADGAAWQREWLAALQSELTEQSAVVKAVIARLMAARPKAEALIVKMLEWIEPFDRSMDAWRRCVSRPSANEAALDGLIGEISNFQFGRLDFKRWAKEVSNDAVSALEPIRDELKAIKERYFAGRLRRDFGGLSRAQAKAGLARIAPHIRTLFAIAARARDAYATAKHQLAAIDFADLERYTLDLLRNDAAGVARRLRDRFEHVLVDEFQDINPVQAEIIRLISREDDTGRPGNLFCVGDVKQSIYRFRLAEPRLFLRRAEAYGSGVDDRGRRIDLVENFRSRPAVLEAVNAVFEKIMAQDLGEIDYDDRARLKPGRTESADAEKVTPVELHLLETPRRGDESDHAAAGESSDDAAGSHDSDSPDSDGEAVDWLQIEREAYVIADRIAALAAEGVRYGDIVVLLRSLQPRAGALVRTLARRGIPVRSESDRGLFEALEVRDVLSFLALLDNARQDIPLAAVMRGPLLGEPFSDDDLAMIRSSSRDSDFHESVVRYVKHDEDRERARRVADFLETIQTWRDRARQLTPADLLWRLYEETGYLAYVSGLRDGAQRRANLVCLHDLARQFGAFQRQGLRRFLEFIAAMKESDRDLARGSVSAGDEDAVQVMSIHRSKGLEFPVVIVGELGKRINFGDAREAVLMDRRLGLALKAVDLEQYITYPTIAYKLVARSLTEEALAEELRVLYVAMTRAKQRLILVGSGNIDSIDDLRRRYAGSFGALPLIERRSASTMLDWVLPAICAQPNDRVRYRATVVNDRDASPGSTGGPPELFDVVTYSTDAMADWKLDTPIHSASSTLLGAAATLAPLPAPAAGAGERAKEIEQIVATVRRRLETSYAFEPMTRLPAVAAASVLKRRWDTREDPQEPTAAWRATKSTATSASTAGRVLPLPRFAQSKPEPDARQRGTLTHEFLQRLDLTRPCDAAGLQDQLLGLINAGVVSADDASQIDLDNVAWFFTTDLGQRMRRPGARVKREWPFVMAVDPRRYDPAIVTAGAVPAGDAAQAGDRMLVRGIVDCFFDAGEGWEIVDYKTDAVSGADVAERAALYRGQLAIYAEALAATFPGSALRCWLVFLSAREIVNVDEPRRADE